The following is a genomic window from Hydrogenobaculum sp. Y04AAS1.
CGAGGCTATAAACTTTAGCAACTACAACATCTCGGTAACCAACAACAACGTCGTTATGACACTAAAGCTACCAAACATAAGCGTTGTTAAAGATATATCCTTTGATAAAGAGGGTTTTATATCAAAAATAAGCGTATCTTTGATAGGTTATAACAAACCCTATTTTGTAATGATTGGCAACAACCTAAACGAAGAGGATTTACATACTCACCAAGGACCAGTTTTTGATATAAACGAAAATGTTAAAAGACTAGACAATGATGATATAAAAACTTATAAAGTAATAACCGGCAACATATCTTTTGCAGGCGAAGAAAGTAGATTCTTCTTTCAAGGAATAAAAGGCCATATAAATTCTATACAGATATACAAAGAAAGACTAGGTAAAGATGACTTTACATTCATGCTTGTCTCCTTTGATGGTAAAGCTCTTATGTTTTTTGGACCAAAAGAGTATGACTTGCTTAAGAAAGCAAACCTTACTGATGTGCTTGATTTTGGAGACTTTAGAATAGTGGTAGAGCCTTTGTTTAAATTTTTATATTTTATTTATATAAAAACCGGAAACTGGATAATATCTATTTTTGTTTTGACACTTTTAATAAGAATATTGTTCTTCCCGCTAAACTACAAATCTACGTTATCAATGTCAAAACTTTCAGAAGTAGCTCCAAAGATGGAAAAAATCAAAGAAAAATACAAAGACGACCCCGTTAAAATGCAAGAAGAAATTATGAAACTATACAAAGAAGTGGGCTTTAACCCAGCTTCGGGATGCTTACCCATACTTGTGCAAATCCCAATATTTTTCTCCCTTTACAAGGTTATTGTGATAACAGCAGATTTAAAACTGGCTCATTTTCTATGGATACACGACTTAACCCAAAAAGACCCGTATTATATCTTACCTATTTTAATGGGTATAACCATGATTATGTCTTTGAGACTAACCCCAAATCCAGACCCAAGACAAAACTCTATCATGTATATAAGTTCTTTATTTTTTGTATTCTTGTTTGCTTCGTTCCCAGCAGCTTTAGTAATTTATTGGACTATAAACAACATACTTAGCTTTTTACAAACTTACCTCATTAGAAAAGTTTTACTAAAAGATAAATTAAACCCGCCAACAAAACCCCAAAAAACAAAATAAAAGTGTTATAATAGTGATATGTTTGAGTTTATAAGAAAACACAAAGAAACGTTTGCTATCTTATCAGGTATAGTAACAGCAGCTTTTTTCCTGTGGAACTTTGCGGCTGGTAACATTACGTCTTTGTTTCATTCATCAGAAAACTGCATAGCAAAAGCAAATGGTGATTGCATAAGTATAGCAGATTTTAGAAGAGTAGCCATGGGAACCAACCAACAAATGACACCCATATTAAAGCAAGAGATTTTAAATTCTCTCATAGATGATGATCTTTTATACGAACAAGCCAAAAAAGAAGGCTTTTTAGTATCCGATAAAGAAGTGGCAGATATAATATCTCAAGATCCTTCTTTCCAAGTGGATGGAAAATTCAACTTTGATAGATATAAAGCTGTGTTAGCAGAAGCCGGATATACACCAGAAACCTATGAATCCTATATAAAAAAGCAACTTACCATACAAAAATATACCTTGTTTGTCACAAACGCATCTTATGTTAGCGATATAGAATTAAATGCAGCTAATATGATAAACAACACACTTTTATCTGGGAAAGCCTATATAATAGACCCAAACTCTGTAAACATAAACTATACACCAACAGAACAAGAAATAGAAGACTATTACAACAAACATAAAGATGAGTTTAAAATAGTAAACCCATCATCTATAATATATTGGGAAACCACAGACAAAAATAAAGCAAGAGAAATATACATGGCTCTTAAATCTGGTAAAATACCACCTGGTTTCAAAGCTTTTGATGAAAAAACAATGTCAAAAACTTTTGGTGCAGTAGTAAAAGCCCTAAACCCGCAAAATCCTGTGCTAGTAGGAAACGTTGGTAACAACATATACATCTTCACATATCAAAGTACAAAAAACGCTGCTATAATGCCGCTTTCTCAAGCAAAAAACCAAGTGATCCAAGATTTAATAATGGAAAAAAAGATATTGGCTTTAAAAGATTTTGCTAAAAATATATACAATAACTTAAAAGCTAAAAAACCTGTAAGTATAAAGCCTGTAGCATTTAACAACCTACCTTTATCTAAAATATCTACAATGGTGGATATAAAATCTTCCGATATAGTGCCGATGGTTACAGAAAAAACACCTGCATTCTTTGGTCCCTACGTCTCCGCTAGCGGTAGCGCTTACGTAATAATAGAAGTGGACTCAAGAAGCATAAAAAATCAGCAAAATCCCGAACAGACATTTGTTCAATTGATAAGTCTAAAAGCAAACGTTTTAATGAATTACCTTATAAAAGATTTAAGAGCTCATGCCAAGATAGATATAAACAAGAGCTTATACAACAACCTTTAATGTGCTAAAATAATGTTATGGAAGAGAAAGAATTTATATTGTGGTCTAAAGAGAAGAATGCTATCACAACCGCTTTAGAGTCTGGCGTAAAAGCTATAATAGTAGAATCAGAAGAAGAGGCAAAAAACGTAAGTAAGTTAGGTAAAATAGAAACGTGGATATTGGGAGAAGATATAGAGTATATCAAGATTTTAAACAAAGAAGATGAGCTAAGGGCTGCTAAATCACCAAAAAAGGTACTAGTAGAAACCACAGATTGGACTATAATTCCGTTGGAAAATATCATAGCCCAAAAAGAAGATGTATATGTTATAGTAAAATCCGAAGAAGAAGCGAAAACCGCCTTAAACATATTGGAAAAAGGTGTAAAGGGTGTCGTTTTAAAAGATCCTGATTTAAATCTTATAAAAAAGATATCAAACGTAGTGGAACCAAAAGAAAAATTAAACCTTGTAGAAGCTGAAATCTTAAGAGTGCTACCAGTAGGCATGGGAGATAGAGTGTGCGTAGACACAACTTCTATATTTAAAAAAGCAGAAGGTATGCTGGTGGGCAACTCTTCGGGTGGAATGCTTTTGGTGGCGGCAGAAACAGAAGAAAACCCTTACGTTGCTTCAAGACCTTTTAGGGTGAACGCTGGTGCTGTACATATGTATATCAAGGCTCCCAACAACAAAACTATATACTTGTGTGAAGCAGAAGCTGGAAAACCTGTGATGGTGTACGATAAAAACGGCAACGGAAGGACAGTTTACGTAGGAAGAGCAAAGATTGAAAGAAGACCTATGCTTTTAGTAGAAGCTATCTCAAACGGCAAAAAACTATCAGCGGTGCTTCAAAACGCAGAAACTATAAGGCTTGTAAAACCAGACGGAGAACTTATATCTGTGGTAGAACTAAAAAAAGGTGATAAGGTGTTAGGATATATAGAACAAGAAGGAAGGCATTTTGGTATGAAGGTAGACGAAACCATCACAGAAAAATGAAATACCTTGCTCCTTCAATACTTTCTGCTAATTTTTGGAATTTAGGTAAAGATATAGAAGCTACATTAAAAGGCGGGGCAGATATAATACATTTTGATGTAATGGACGGGGCTTTTGTACCAAATATCACAGTGGGACCTTATGTTTTAGAATGTTTAAAAGAAAAATTGCCAAATGTCACTTTTGACGCTCATCTTATGATAAACAATCCAGATGCCTATATAAAAGAGTTTGTAGAAGCTGGAGCATCTATGGTGTCTGTTCACATAGAAAACGTACCTCATATTCATAGGACTGTTGAGCTGATAAAAACCCTTGGAGCAAAAGCCGGTGTTGCCATCAATCCCGGTACATCTTTGGATAGCATCGATGAGATTGTGCATTATGCCGATTACATACTACTTATGTCTGTAAATCCTGGTTTTGGTGGTCAAAGCTTTATAGATCGTTCAATTGTTCGTGCTAAAAGCTTAAAACAAAGAATTTTAGAAAAAGGTCTAAATTGTCTTGTAGAAATGGATGGTGGATTGAAATTTAACAATTTGCACCTTGTAAAAGAATATGTCGATATATTTGTTATAGGCTCCGGCATATTTAAAGAAAAAGACATAGAATCCATCACTAGAAAAATAAAAGATTTTATAAGCAATGTTTAAACATATAAAACCATTTATCGTAATGGACATTCTAAAAAAAACATCATCTTTTGAAGATGCAATCCATCTTGAAATTGGAGAGCCAGATTTAGCACCATCTCCAAACGTTTTAAAACATCTTCAAAAAGCCGTAAACAGTGGATATTTTGGTTATACTGAAGCAAAAGGCTTAAAAGCCCTAAGAGATGCTATATCAACTTACTACAGAAATTTCTACAACATAGAAATATCATCAGAAAGAATCATCATAACTACTGGTTCTTCAGGAGCCTTTTCTTTGATATTTGGGCTTTTAGAAGAAAAAAACATAGCCTTACAAGATCCAGGTTATCCTTGTTACGAAAACATAGCTTACGCTTTTGATAAAAATATAGTAAAAATACCTGTTTTCAAGGATACAAGCTTCCAAATCACAAAAGAGCACCTTAAAAACGTTGAATTTGATTTACTTTTAATCTCTTCAGTTTCGAATCCCACTGGTGTTGTATACAGCGAAGATAACCTACAAGATATAATAGAATTTTGTGAAGCAAATAAAAAGATCTTTGTATGCGATGAAATATATCATGGACTTACTTATGATAAAAGCATAAAAACTGCTCTTTCTTACAGCGATAATATCTTTGTAATAAATAGTTTCTCTAAGTTCTTTTGTATGCCAGGATTTAGAATAGGTTGGATTATAGTACCAGAACGATATATAGAGGACATAGAAAGACTATCTCAAAATATGTTTATAAGTGCTCCTACTCTATCCCAATACGCTGCCTTGGGGGCTTTTGACTATGAATATCTCAACTTCGTTAGGAATACTTTTAAACAAAGAAGAGATTTCTTTTACGAGGATTTAAAAAATATATTTAACATACCAGTAAAGCCAGAAGGAGCTTTTTATATATGGGCAGATATATCAAAATACAATATTCCATCGAAAGAATTTTGCGATTTTCTGTTTGAAAAAACAAGGGTAGCAATTACACCTGGAATAGATTTTGGTACCAATCAAACCGATAGATTTGTAAGATTTTCTTTTGCAAAGGATATAGCATATTTAAAAGAAGCTATATCTCGCATAAAAAACGTGCTATAATTTGAATAAAACTTGTTTAGAGAGGAGAAGAAACTATGAAAGATGTATATTTTATGGAGAGAGACCCTTATGCACCTATAAGACATTGTTATGGCATAAGCAAAATCCTTTACGAAGGCAAGTCAAAATATCAAGAGATTCAAGTAGTAGAGTCCCATTACTTTGGTAAAATATTGATACTTGATGGTGTAGTGCAATTTACAGAAAAAAACGAATTTTTCTATCACGAAATGCTAACTCATCCTGTAATGTTTGCTCATAAAAATCCCCAAAATGTGCTAATAATAGGTGGAGGAGACGGTGGCATCCTAAGAGAGGTTTTAAAACACAAGTCTGTAAAGAAAGCTGTATTGGTGGATATAGATAAAGATGTAGTAGAAGTGTCTAAAAAGTTTTTCCCCACCGTCGCTTGTTCGATGGATGATCCTAGAGCTATCATACTAAATGAAGATGGTTTTAAATACATTCAAGACTATAAAAATGAGTTTGATGTTATCATAGTAGACTCTACAGATCCTGTTGGTTTCGCACATGTACTTACCACAGAAGAGTTCTTTAAATATGTGTTTGAAGCTTTAAAAGAAGATGGTATATACGTTGGACAATCTGAATCTTTGCACTATCATCTTGATATAGTTGTGCGTTTTCAAAAAGCTTTGAAAAAAAGCTTTCCTATAGTAGACCTTTACACCACCGTTATACCAGTATACGCTGGGTATTGGTGGAGTTTTTCAGTGGGTTCCAAAGTTTACAATCCACGAGAAATATCAAGAGAAGTTGATGTAGAAACGAGATTTTACTCAGATGAAATACACAAAAACGCATTTTTGCCACCAAACTTTTATCAAAAGATTTTAAACGGTAATTTTAAATATTGATAGGAGAGTTTATGAGAGTTTTACTGGTAGGATGGGTACCGCCTTCGGAACCACAAAGCGGAGAAGATAAGCACATCTATATTCTTGCTAAAAACCTAAAAAACTTAGGCCACCATGTGGAAGTGTTTACTATATTACCACCTTTTATGATAGGCAAGCAAAATGAATTTGATCTTTTAAACGCCCAATACGAAGGTATTACATACAATGTCTTCACCAGAAGAGATTGGTTTTTATATCAGCACGGATACTCTCCTATGACCGAAGTCTACGAAGAACCTACTACACAGATATGGTTTAAATTTTTAGCTATGAAGCCCGATTGGGACTTTATACATTTTCAATCTATTATGCCCCTTTCTATAATAGAAAAAACTAAACAATTTGGATATAAGGTCCTAAACACTATGCATTCTATGTACTTATTAGAACCCTCTTGGCATATGTTTTCTACTTATAAGTATGAGCAAAACAAATTTCAATGTATAGCCCAAGATGAGTTTACACCAGAAAGATTTGTGGAAGAATACAACATCATGATGGGTCTAAACCTTACAGAATCCCAGAAAAAAGTGGTGGCAATAGAGATGAAAAGAAGGCTTGACTACGGAAAATACCTCATGGAAGATGTCATAAACCTAAATATATCAAACGGCGCTTACGGGGCTTATGCTATATTAGATTTTGGCGTAAAACCAGATAACATAATAAACTTAGTATTACCAGAGCAAGGTTTTGCCGCCAACAAAAGGGATGAAAAAAGATCAAAAGATATCATAGAAAAAACCAAAGCCAAATATTCGAAACCAAGAAAAAAAACAATCTTTGCATTCTTATCCAACTGGCAAGTAACAAAGGGCCATCACATCATATTAAAAGCAGTAGACTATCTAAGAGATTTGGAAGGTAAGTTTGAAGTAAGGCTTTACGGCAATCCAGAAATAAATCCAAACTACAAATACTTTATGTTATCCTTGTTTAAGGATAAGTTTATAAAATCTCATGTGAAAGTGATGGGTATTTACACTCATGCACAGCTTGATGCCATATGCGATGAAATACATCTTCACATAAACCCCCACGTATGGGCTATGGGTCCTACCACGGCTTTTAACGAAACCGCCCAAAGAGGCGTTATGCAAATGTGGACCAAAGCAAGACATGCCGATATATTTGAAAAGTTTCAAGAAGAGCTTATCTTTGGCAGAAAACTTCTTGATGAAGAGCTAAGCAACAAGCTAAGAAAGGTAAACAGATATTA
Proteins encoded in this region:
- the speE gene encoding polyamine aminopropyltransferase — its product is MKDVYFMERDPYAPIRHCYGISKILYEGKSKYQEIQVVESHYFGKILILDGVVQFTEKNEFFYHEMLTHPVMFAHKNPQNVLIIGGGDGGILREVLKHKSVKKAVLVDIDKDVVEVSKKFFPTVACSMDDPRAIILNEDGFKYIQDYKNEFDVIIVDSTDPVGFAHVLTTEEFFKYVFEALKEDGIYVGQSESLHYHLDIVVRFQKALKKSFPIVDLYTTVIPVYAGYWWSFSVGSKVYNPREISREVDVETRFYSDEIHKNAFLPPNFYQKILNGNFKY
- a CDS encoding 3-dehydroquinate synthase II; its protein translation is MEEKEFILWSKEKNAITTALESGVKAIIVESEEEAKNVSKLGKIETWILGEDIEYIKILNKEDELRAAKSPKKVLVETTDWTIIPLENIIAQKEDVYVIVKSEEEAKTALNILEKGVKGVVLKDPDLNLIKKISNVVEPKEKLNLVEAEILRVLPVGMGDRVCVDTTSIFKKAEGMLVGNSSGGMLLVAAETEENPYVASRPFRVNAGAVHMYIKAPNNKTIYLCEAEAGKPVMVYDKNGNGRTVYVGRAKIERRPMLLVEAISNGKKLSAVLQNAETIRLVKPDGELISVVELKKGDKVLGYIEQEGRHFGMKVDETITEK
- the yidC gene encoding membrane protein insertase YidC, producing the protein MEQIDLKRLIAIFFAVSITILAYQYITEYFFKSPTVTTPQQKAKKTTANQAIFTYQYQGGINLFLNNQRQTQDIQNGVLLHFKDADVKFAYNGGRITYYYIKNFKQNLITPQEYALKVFPLEVYTGNPSIDEAINFSNYNISVTNNNVVMTLKLPNISVVKDISFDKEGFISKISVSLIGYNKPYFVMIGNNLNEEDLHTHQGPVFDINENVKRLDNDDIKTYKVITGNISFAGEESRFFFQGIKGHINSIQIYKERLGKDDFTFMLVSFDGKALMFFGPKEYDLLKKANLTDVLDFGDFRIVVEPLFKFLYFIYIKTGNWIISIFVLTLLIRILFFPLNYKSTLSMSKLSEVAPKMEKIKEKYKDDPVKMQEEIMKLYKEVGFNPASGCLPILVQIPIFFSLYKVIVITADLKLAHFLWIHDLTQKDPYYILPILMGITMIMSLRLTPNPDPRQNSIMYISSLFFVFLFASFPAALVIYWTINNILSFLQTYLIRKVLLKDKLNPPTKPQKTK
- a CDS encoding aminotransferase class I/II-fold pyridoxal phosphate-dependent enzyme codes for the protein MFKHIKPFIVMDILKKTSSFEDAIHLEIGEPDLAPSPNVLKHLQKAVNSGYFGYTEAKGLKALRDAISTYYRNFYNIEISSERIIITTGSSGAFSLIFGLLEEKNIALQDPGYPCYENIAYAFDKNIVKIPVFKDTSFQITKEHLKNVEFDLLLISSVSNPTGVVYSEDNLQDIIEFCEANKKIFVCDEIYHGLTYDKSIKTALSYSDNIFVINSFSKFFCMPGFRIGWIIVPERYIEDIERLSQNMFISAPTLSQYAALGAFDYEYLNFVRNTFKQRRDFFYEDLKNIFNIPVKPEGAFYIWADISKYNIPSKEFCDFLFEKTRVAITPGIDFGTNQTDRFVRFSFAKDIAYLKEAISRIKNVL
- a CDS encoding SurA N-terminal domain-containing protein — protein: MFEFIRKHKETFAILSGIVTAAFFLWNFAAGNITSLFHSSENCIAKANGDCISIADFRRVAMGTNQQMTPILKQEILNSLIDDDLLYEQAKKEGFLVSDKEVADIISQDPSFQVDGKFNFDRYKAVLAEAGYTPETYESYIKKQLTIQKYTLFVTNASYVSDIELNAANMINNTLLSGKAYIIDPNSVNINYTPTEQEIEDYYNKHKDEFKIVNPSSIIYWETTDKNKAREIYMALKSGKIPPGFKAFDEKTMSKTFGAVVKALNPQNPVLVGNVGNNIYIFTYQSTKNAAIMPLSQAKNQVIQDLIMEKKILALKDFAKNIYNNLKAKKPVSIKPVAFNNLPLSKISTMVDIKSSDIVPMVTEKTPAFFGPYVSASGSAYVIIEVDSRSIKNQQNPEQTFVQLISLKANVLMNYLIKDLRAHAKIDINKSLYNNL
- the rpe gene encoding ribulose-phosphate 3-epimerase, with the protein product MKYLAPSILSANFWNLGKDIEATLKGGADIIHFDVMDGAFVPNITVGPYVLECLKEKLPNVTFDAHLMINNPDAYIKEFVEAGASMVSVHIENVPHIHRTVELIKTLGAKAGVAINPGTSLDSIDEIVHYADYILLMSVNPGFGGQSFIDRSIVRAKSLKQRILEKGLNCLVEMDGGLKFNNLHLVKEYVDIFVIGSGIFKEKDIESITRKIKDFISNV